One Brassica oleracea var. oleracea cultivar TO1000 chromosome C7, BOL, whole genome shotgun sequence genomic window carries:
- the LOC106306925 gene encoding glutaredoxin-C5, chloroplastic-like: MAVSAFNPLKLASSSSLDSIPSISYSTSYSLFLISVGIRKSVGSPFKRCLKQSYSSVRAMSPSAASSSFGSRMEESVRKTVTENIVVVYSKTWCSYCTEVKTLFKRLGVQPLVIELDELGPQGPQLQKVLERLTGQHTVPNVFVGGKHIGGCTDTVKLNRKGDLELMLAEANGNTNQT; this comes from the exons ATGGCAGTCTCAGCATTCAACCCTTTAAAACTTGCATCCTCTTCTTCTCTAGATTCGATTCCTTCAATCTCTTATTCTACTTCTTATTCGTTGTTTCTGATAAGCGTCGGCATCAGAAAATCCGTCGGATCTCCTTTCAAGAGATGCCTAAAGCAGTCTTATTCTTCAGTTCGAGCCATGTCTCCTTCGGCTGCTTCTTCTTCTTTCGGATCGAGAATGGAGGAGAGCGTGAGGAAAACGGTTACTGAGAACATTGTCGTTGTTTACTCCAAAACTTGGTGCTC ATACTGTACTGAAGTGAAGACATTATTCAAGAGACTTGGTGTTCAGCCGCTGGTGATTGAATTGGATGAACTTG GTCCACAAGGGCCACAACTGCAGAAGGTACTGGAAAGACTCACTGGGCAACACACTGTTCCTAATGTTTTCGTTG GAGGCAAGCACATTGGTGGCTGCACAG ATACAGTGAAGCTGAACAGGAAAGGAGATCTTGAACTGATGTTAGCTGAAGCCAACGGCAACACCAATCAAACTTAA
- the LOC106303418 gene encoding LOW QUALITY PROTEIN: uncharacterized protein LOC106303418 (The sequence of the model RefSeq protein was modified relative to this genomic sequence to represent the inferred CDS: deleted 1 base in 1 codon; substituted 1 base at 1 genomic stop codon): MEKSISSSSTLKVTCLANKTSLWKIRKILTEKSEGWLDFDNNSDVEKYLFSHLSKSMINVVKKDPTKIKIDDYDTGYQQEVIFGYYNETEIYYLGEIXRLKELGVGDEVGFFYDPLAKSVCFSVLKQAKP, encoded by the exons ATGGAAAAGTCAATATCGTCTTCGTCTACTTTAAAAGTTACATGCCTAGCAAACAAAACATCTTTGTGGAAGATAAGGAAGATCTTAACAGAGAAAAGTGAAGGTTGGTTGGACTTTGATAATAACAGCGATGTTGAGAAATATCTTTTTTCACATTTGAGCAAGTCGATGATTAACGTAGTTAAGAAAGACCCTACAAAGATAAAGATCGATGATTACGATACGGGGTACCAGCAGGAGGTAATTTTCGGGTATTATAATGAAACTGAAATA TATTATCTTGGGGAAATATAGAGGTTAAAGGAGCTTGGTGTTGGAGATGAAGTTGGATTCTTCTACGATCCCCTTGCAAAGAGCGTGTGTTTCTCTGTCTTGAAACAAGCAAAACCCTGA
- the LOC106304208 gene encoding methyltransferase-like protein 5, translated as MKLKQLEGLLGDLQQFSNPKVELEQYPTGPHIASRMLFTAENSYGDITDKVVADFGCGCGTLSAAASLLDASCVIGFDIDPQSLETATLNAEELEVEIDFVQCDVTKLELKGQVVDTVVMNPPFGTRKKGADMEFLSAAMKVASQAVYSLHKTSTREHIKRAALRDFNAKSAEVICELRYDLPKLYKFHKRKEVDIAVDLWRFEPRQN; from the exons ATGAAGCTGAAGCAATTAGAAGGCTTGTTGGGTGATCTTCAACAGTTCTCTAATCCCAAA GTGGAGTTGGAGCAGTACCCAACTGGTCCTCACATTGCTTCCCGCATGCTCTTCACT GCAGAGAACTCATATGGGGACATAACTGACAAAGTAGTTGCGGACTTTGGTTGTGGCTGTGGTACTCTTAGTGCTGCTGCTTCTCTTCTAGATGCATC TTGTGTGATTGGATTCGATATCGACCCACAATCTCTTGAAACAGCAACACTTAATGCAGAGGAGCTTGAG GTGGAGATTGATTTTGTTCAGTGTGATGTTACAAAGTTAGAGTTGAAAG GTCAGGTTGTGGATACTGTTGTGATGAATCCTCCTTTTGGTACACGGAAGAAAGGAGCTGATATGGAGTTTCTCTCTGCGGCTATGAAGGTTGCCTCTCAAGCTGTTTACTCCTTGCATAAGACATCTACTAGAGAA CACATTAAAAGGGCCGCGTTGCGTGATTTTAATGCGAAAAGTGCTGAAGTTATATGTGAG CTACGTTATGACTTGCCGAAACTCTACAAGTTCCACAAGCGGAAAGAAGTTGATATTGCGGTTGATCTCTGGCGTTTTGAGCCTAGACAGAACTAG
- the LOC106301462 gene encoding fe-S cluster assembly factor HCF101, chloroplastic has protein sequence MSSQTVHRLHSYLRSAGACLVSSPRPPPRRLVCIATVSDRNQSNVLLWKGRVSHNKLSVAAKASSSAPQAETERFSETSLQKEVLKALSQIIDPDFGTDIVSCGFVKDLVIDEALGEVSFRLELTTPACPVKDMFEKQANEVVAVLPWVKKVNVTMSAQPAKPIFAGQLPPGLSRISSIVAVSSCKGGVGKSTVAVNLAYTLAGMGARVGIFDADVYGPSLPTMVNPESRILEMDPEKKTIIPTEYLGVKLVSFGFAGQGRAIMRGPMVSGVINQLLTTTEWGELDYLVIDMPPGTGDIQLTLCQVAPLTAAVIVTTPQKLAFIDVAKGVRMFSKLKVPCVAVVENMCHFDADGKRYYPFGKGSGSQVVQQFGIPHLFDLPIRPTLSASGDSGVPEVVADPLSEVARTFQDLGVCVVQQCAKIRQQVSTAVTYDKYLKAIRVKVPNSDEEFLLHPATVRRNDRSAQSVDEWTGEQKIQFGDVAEDIEPEEIRPMGNYAVSITWPDGFSQIAPYDQLETIERLVDVPPLSPVEV, from the exons ATGAGTAGTCAAACGGTGCATCGTCTTCACTCTTATTTACGTTCGGCAGGCGCATGTCTAGTCTCGTCTCCCAGACCTCCACCACGACGACTCGTATGTATTGCCACCGTAAGTGATCGTAACCAATCCAACGTTCTGCTGTGGAAAGGACGCGTATCTCACAACAAGCTCTCTGTTGCTGCTAAAGCTTCTTCTTCAGCTCCTCAAG CTGAGACTGAGAGATTTTCTGAAACATCATTACAAAAAGAAGTGCTAAAGGCATTGTCTCAGATCATTGATCCTGATTTTGGGACAGATATAGTTTCATGTGGTTTTGTTAAGGATTTGGTAATTGACGAAGCTCTTGGAGAG GTTTCTTTCCGTTTGGAGCTAACAACACCGGCATGTCCAGTCAAAGATATG TTTGAGAAGCAAGCAAATGAGGTAGTTGCAGTGCTTCCATGGGTGAAAAAGGTGAACGTGACAATGTCTGCACAACCAGCTAAGCCTATATTTGCAGGCCAGCTTCCACCTGGTTTATCTAGAATTTCAAGCATTGTTGCTGTTTCTAGTTGCAAG GGAGGTGTTGGAAAATCTACAGTTGCTGTAAATCTTGCTTATACGTTAGCTGGTATGGGTGCAAGAGTTGGCATCTTTGATGCTGATGTCTATGGTCCTAGTTTACCTACTATGGTCAATCCAGAGAGCCGTATTCTTGAAATG GATCCAGAGAAGAAGACTATCATCCCAACAGAATACTTGGGGGTGAAGCTAGTCTCATTTGGATTTGCAGGGCAAGGTCGTGCCATTATGAGAGGTCCAATGGTGTCTGGTGTCATTAATCAGCTCCTTACTACAACTGAATG GGGAGAGCTGGATTATCTTGTTATCGACATGCCTCCTGGTACCGGTGACATTCAACTAACCCTCTGCCAG GTTGCGCCGTTAACAGCAGCGGTGATTGTGACCACACCTCAAAAACTGGCTTTTATAGATGTTGCCAAAGGTGTACGAATGTTCTCAAAGCTAAAG GTTCCTTGTGTTGCTGTTGTGGAGAATATGTGTCATTTTGACGCTGACGGGAAACGTTATTACCCTTTTGGGAAAGGTTCAGGTTCTCAG GTTGTCCAGCAATTCGGAATACCTCACCTCTTTGACCTCCCCATTAGGCCAACG TTATCTGCTTCGGGAGATAGTGGAGTTCCTGAAGTTGTTGCAGATCCTTTAAGTGAAGTTGCAAGAACGTTCCAAGATCTTGGTGTTTGTGTTGTGCAACAATGCGCCAAGATACGCCAACAAG TTTCCACAGCTGTGACATACGACAAATATCTTAAGGCAATCAGAGTGAAGGTGCCAAACTCAGATGAAGAGTTCTTACTTCACCCTGCAACCGTCAGAAGAAATGATCGATCAGCACAAAGTGTG GACGAATGGACTGGTGAACAAAAGATTCAGTTCGGAGATGTGGCAGAAGATATCGAGCCTGAGGAAATACGACCAATGGGAAACTATGCTGTCTCGATAACCTGGCCGGACGGGTTTAGCCAG ATTGCTCCATATGACCAGCTGGAAACAATTGAACGGTTAGTAGATGTTCCTCCATTGTCTCCAGTTGAAGTCTGA
- the LOC106304503 gene encoding zinc finger HIT domain-containing protein 3-like, with product MSPRAAQTCGICEIVVSKYKCPCCLVPYCSVGCFKKHKEIPCVKPSSTDEKPATSPAKEVSVDVVEKTEAKASAACATKEAQVAVARPINVEEAKHAVKKTHLEATASSSEIREALEDEALQKLIASIDSSSNPLKELDEAMGEEAFRMLKEKILSNLSKKK from the exons ATGAGTCCTCGAGCTGCTCAAACATGCGGAATCTGCGAGATAGTCGTGTCCAAGTACAAGTGTCCTTGTTGTCTTGTTCCTTA CTGCTCCGTGGGTTGTTTCAAGAAGCACAAAG AGATTCCATGTGTTAAACCTTCTTCAACCGACGAAAAGCCTG CGACGTCTCCAGCAAAGGAAGTCTCAGTGGATGTGGTAGAAAAGACAGAAGCCAAGGCTAGTG CTGCGTGTGCAACAAAGGAAGCTCAGGTGGCTGTGGCAAGACCAATAAATGTAGAGGAAGCAAAGCATGCTGTAAAGAAGACACATCTCGAGGCTACTG CTTCTTCTAGTGAAATCCGAGAAGCTTTAGAAGATGAAGCCCTACAGAAACTCATCGCCAGTATCGATAGCTCTTCCAACCCTCTCAAG GAACTTGATGAAGCCATGGGAGAAGAAGCTTTCCGCATGCTCAAAGAGAAG ATTCTATCAAACCTTTCCAAGAAGAAATGA
- the LOC106306924 gene encoding protein LOW PSII ACCUMULATION 1, chloroplastic: MATLVSSQAYIYHCHLIKRALIQTKDPYSPRRLSRHNHIETHVLSPRTWTLTIRGRKHQPLSLNTVCFAADEPSPSPSSEISADARIRSEVLSPFRSVRMFFYLAFIASASLGGLIATSRLIGALANPARSGEVLEIVKGLGIDVGAASLFAFLYFRENKTKNAQMARLSREENLAKLKMRVEENNKVISVGDLRGIARLVICAGPGGYIEEAFKRSREFTQGLVERGVVVVAYATDGSTPVLEFDGEDEEVSLSRRRLWRVAPVFVSEWERWIDEQKKLAGVSSDSPVYLSLRLDGRVRGSGVGYPPWQAFVAQLPPVKGIWTGLLDGMDGRV; this comes from the exons ATGGCTACTCTGGTCTCGTCCCAAGCTTACATCTACCACTGTCACTTGATCAAACGAGCTCTTATTCAGACAAAAGATCCATACTCTCCTCGCAGGTTGTCCCGTCATAATCACATAGAAACACACGTTCTCTCTCCTCGAACTTGGACTCTAACGATAAGGGGTAGAAAGCATCAACCTCTGTCTCTCAACACCGTCTGTTTCGCAGCAGACGAGCCTTCTCCTTCTCCCTCTTCCGAAATAAG TGCTGATGCAAGAATCCGTAGTGAGGTTCTGTCTCCATTCAGATCAGTCCGCATGTTCTTCTACCTCGCCTTCATAGCCAGCGCTTCCTTAGGAGGACTAATAGCCACCTCCAGGCTTATAGGAGCCTTAGCGAACCCCGCGAGATCAGGTGAAGTGCTTGAGATAGTAAAGGGTCTAGGCATCGACGTTGGTGCAGCTTCTCTCTTTGCCTTCCTCTACTTCCGCGAAAACAAGACCAAGAACGCTCAAATGGCTAGGCTCTCTAGGGAAGAGAATCTCGCCAAGCTTAAAATGAGGGTCGAGGAGAATAATAAAGTTATATCTGTGGGTGATCTGAGAGGGATTGCTAGGCTTGTGATATGCGCTGGTCCTGGGGGTTATATAGAAGAAGCGTTTAAGAGGAGTAGAGAGTTTACTCAGGGGCTTGTTGAGAGAGGTGTGGTTGTTGTGGCTTATGCTACTGATGGGAGTACGCCTGTTCTGGAGTTTGATGGTGAGGATGAAGAAGTGAGTCTGAGTAGGAGGAGATTGTGGCGTGTGGCTCCGGTTTTTGTTTCGGAATGGGAAAG GTGGATAGATGAGCAGAAGAAGCTTGCTGGTGTGTCTTCAGACTCTCCAGT GTATTTGTCACTACGTTTGGACGGGCGGGTAAGAGGAAGTGGAGTGGGTTATCCTCCATGGCAAGCCTTTGTTGCACAGCTTCCTCCGGTTAAGGGAATCTGGACCGGTCTTCTTGACGGTATGGACGGTAGAGTGTAA
- the LOC106303417 gene encoding F-box/kelch-repeat protein At5g39560-like yields the protein MNSNDEHPQGNKNTNPPRPLNLQSHSFSSLPDEIAEKVLARISRCNYPSLSLVSKRFHSLLSSPQLYKTRSHIRTTEPCLYLCPEHSEDQPPKWFTLWMKPQSCLPHNDYSLFPVPSSSNSILEPFYTSVAVGSELYIIGGTYNAPSSAVRILDCRTHTWRDGPSMLLPRWCLTHANAFLLDEKIYVMGRWGSDESQHNWMEMLDIKTQKWRHLRIHGVDEFDSHWFVTNMFEEKMYAIAEKKSYAYDTLESRWEVVETHRNFRFINDWCVIEDVMYCFTTSGYCMWYDSKTRDWIDVKGSDMELLRMHRTCGLAWRPMLRILNLGGKLLVMWIPESKRNKREPEGRIWCAKIALEKRESEVWGKIEWANSVYDSYWFSSCVVSI from the exons ATGAACAGCAATGATGAACATCCCCAGGGAAACAAGAACACCAACCCTCCGCGGCCGCTGAATCTACAATCTCATTCGTTTTCTTCACTCCCAGATGAAATCGCTGAGAAGGTTCTTGCTCGTATCTCTAGATGCAACTACCCAAGTCTCTCTCTAGTCTCCAAGAGATTCCACTCTCTCCTCTCTTCTCCCCAACTGTACAAGACACGATCTCACATCAGAACCACCGAACCATGTCTCTATCTCTGTCCAGAACATTCCGAGGACCAACCTCCTAAATGGTTCACTCTGTGGATGAAACCC CAATCATGTCTTCCACATAACGACTATTCGTTGTTTCCGGTACCTTCTTCTTCTAATTCTATTCTCGAACCATTTTATACCTCAGTAGCCGTTGGTTCCGAACTCTACATAATCGGTGGAACTTACAATGCGCCGTCTTCAGCTGTCCGTATTCTTGATTGTCGGACTCACACGTGGCGTGATGGCCCTAGTATGTTGTTGCCTAGGTGGTGTTTGACGCATGCCAATGCGTTTTTACTCGATGAGAAAATATACGTGATGGGACGTTGGGGGAGCGACGAGTCTCAGCATAATTGGATGGAAATGTTGGACATAAAAACTCAGAAGTGGAGACACTTGCGGATCCATGGAGTCGACGAGTTTGACAGCCATTGGTTTGTGACTAATATGTTTGAAGAAAAGATGTACGCAATTGCTGAAAAGAAGAGCTATGCTTATGACACATTAGAAAGTAGGTGGGAAGTTGTGGAGACACACAGGAACTTCAGATTTATAAATGATTGGTGTGTGATTGAGGATGTAATGTATTGTTTTACAACCTCCGGTTATTGCATGTGGTATGACTCCAAAACTAGAGACTGGATAGATGTCAAGGGTTCAGATATGGAACTATTGCGCATGCATAGAACATGTGGCTTAGCATGGCGTCCTATGCTTCGAATACTCAACCTTGGTGGGAAACTTCTAGTTATGTGGATCCCTGAGTCCAAAAGAAACAAACGAGAACCTGAAGGGAGAATATGGTGCGCGAAGATCGCATTAGAGAAGCGTGAAAGTGAAGTCTGGGGTAAGATAGAATGGGCTAATAGTGTTTACGACTCGTATTGGTTCTCGAGTTGTGTTGTCTCGATTTGA